In one Maniola jurtina chromosome 13, ilManJurt1.1, whole genome shotgun sequence genomic region, the following are encoded:
- the LOC123870649 gene encoding pupal cuticle protein-like: MQSLIILAASLCLAQASYYAGPPAHIALSPDGKYLLDTPEVAHAKAAHLAAHAQASSSHGAWAPAGGAYGPANGAGAHYGAPAAGLIKYGPAPLAHDGRVIDTPEVAHLKAAHIAALSAAAAKASHGGYAGAGAGLGAGYGAGYGAGYGAGYAGGYGKWTGPQAHIQLTHDGQYVVDTPEVQHARAAHFAQFAHAAQAAASAPEEPWDAQGGHGAHGWH, encoded by the exons ATGCAGTCATTG ATTATCCTCGCCGCTTCCCTCTGCCTCGCGCAAGCATCCTACTACGCGGGCCCTCCAGCACACATAGCCCTCAGCCCCGACGGCAAATACCTGCTCGACACACCGGAAGTAGCACACGCAAAAGCCGCCCACCTAGCCGCGCACGCGCAAGCCTCATCGTCGCACGGAGCCTGGGCGCCCGCCGGCGGCGCCTACGGACCCGCGAACGGCGCAGGCGCACACTACGGAGCGCCAGCTGCTG GTCTCATCAAATATGGCCCCGCTCCTCTAGCACATGACGGTCGCGTCATTGACACCCCCGAGGTCGCCCACCTGAAAGCCGCGCACATCGCTGCCCTCTCCGCGGCGGCAGCCAAGGCCTCCCACGGCGGCTACGCCGGCGCCGGCGCCGGCTTGGGCGCAGGCTACGGCGCTGGTTACGGCGCCGGTTACGGAGCCGGATACGCCGGCGGGTACGGCAAGTGGACCGGCCCCCAGGCCCACATTCAACTCACCCACGACGGCCAGTACGTCGTAGACACCCCTGAGGTACAGCACGCGCGCGCTGCGCACTTCGCGCAGTTCGCCCACGCCGCGCAAGCCGCCGCCTCCGCGCCCGAAGAACCCTGGGATGCCCAGGGCGGCCACGGCGCCCACGGCTGGCACTAA